Proteins found in one Tsukamurella paurometabola DSM 20162 genomic segment:
- a CDS encoding PTS sugar transporter subunit IIA: MTEVLAPVAGRLLPLSAVPDQVFAGQMVGSGVAVDPASAPDGAEVVVLSPIAGTVLKLHPHAAIVLGDGAGVLVHVGIDTVNLQGEGVTVLAAEKATVAAGDPLISFSPALIRDRGLSAICPVVLMDSSPGTVADPAERDVVAGDVIFSF; the protein is encoded by the coding sequence GTGACCGAGGTGCTGGCCCCGGTCGCCGGGCGGCTGTTGCCGCTGTCCGCGGTACCCGATCAGGTGTTCGCGGGGCAGATGGTGGGCTCCGGGGTGGCCGTCGACCCGGCCTCCGCGCCCGACGGTGCCGAGGTCGTGGTGCTCTCGCCGATCGCCGGCACGGTGCTCAAGCTGCACCCGCACGCGGCGATCGTGCTCGGCGACGGTGCCGGCGTGCTGGTGCACGTGGGCATCGACACTGTGAATCTGCAGGGCGAGGGGGTCACCGTGCTGGCGGCCGAGAAGGCGACCGTCGCTGCCGGTGATCCGCTGATCTCCTTCTCTCCCGCGCTGATCCGCGATCGCGGACTCAGTGCGATCTGCCCCGTGGTGCTCATGGATTCCAGTCCGGGGACCGTCGCCGATCCCGCCGAGCGCGATGTG